One Microbacterium marinum genomic window, TCCTCGCCCATCAGGAGGGGTCGGGCAGGGCGACGATGCCCAGCACGACCGCGAAGCGGGGCGCGCCGTCGGCGCTGTGGATCCTCGCGTGGAGGGTGCCGGTCTCGGAGTCCGCCTCGTAGCTGACGTCTTCGATCGCGAAGCCTTCGGCGGTGCAGGCCTCGAGGATGGCGAGGATGTCGGTGGTGATGAGGGCGGCGGCCGCGGTGCTGTCGAGCTCGGCGGTGGGGGTGGTGGTCACGGGGTGTGCTTCATTTCGTCGAGGGTGGCGCGGAATCGGGCCGCGTCGGAGGTGAGTTGCCGGCGGGCGGCGAGGAGTTTGCGGCGGCGAGTGTCGTGGCGGCGCTCGGCGCGCAGCCATGCGTCTTTGATCGCGCTGCCGAAGCTGAGGAGCAGGCCGACGACGGTGAAGAATCCGACGAGGCCGGCGGCGCCGAGGAGGATCTCGCCGAACGTGTAGCGCTCCAGCATGATCGAGCCGAGCAGGCCGAAGAACGCGACCACGAAGAGTGCGAACAGGGTGAGTGCGACGGCGCGGACGGCCTTGCGGATGATGCGGAACGGGTTTCGGGCGGTCATTGGGCGAAGCCTTCGCGGTGGCGGGGGCGGCGGTGGCGCTTGATGAAGCGGCTGATGAGGCCGCAGACCCACCCGGCGAGGTAGCCGCCGGCGAACGCGCACGCCATGGCGAGGGCGGCGGCCGCGACGACCGCGAGGGCGGCGCTCGTGAGGAGCAGGTAGGCGATGTACGCGACGATGATGACGGCCGCGACGGCTGCGTGGCGGGCGAAGCGGGTCACCATGAGAAGTCCTCCTCCTGCCAGACTCGGGAGGGGGCGCGGAAGAGGTGGAAGCGCTCGAAAAGCCTCCACTGCTGGCCGCACGACCGCTCCTGACCACCCCGCAGGATGGTCCCGTCGCAGCGGACCACGGTGCCGGGCGCGTGGGCCGCGACGTCGGGGAGGTTGCAGCGGTGGCCGGGCTTGCTGATGACGGTGTAGCCGGCCGTCTTCCCGTTGCGGTTCACGCGGCGGCCCGCCCGGCTCGGAAGATCACGTCGCGGAGCTCGGCGAGGTACTGCTCGATGCGGGCGGTCTCGGTGGCGTCCGCGGTGAGGCGCCAGTCGGCGACCTTGTCGGCGAGGGCGTGGCCGAGGAGGTCGATGATGTCGCGGGCGGGGATGGCGTGGCTGATCCTGGCGTCGGCGGCGACGCCGGGCTGAGTCGGGTCGGCGGCCGCGCGCTCGTAGGAGCGGACGGTGCCTTCGGCGACGAGGTTGAGGGAGCCTTCGCGGATCTGCAGGAGCAGGCGGGCGGGCAGGGTCTCCACCACGGCCGCCTGCTCCAGGTCGGGCCTTCTGATGAAGGCGGGGGCGCTGCTGACGGTGTCGGTGGCGCTCATGCTGCGGCCGCCTCGCTCGCGTCGCCGACGATCGTGACGGCCGTGCCGAGGAGGAAGGCGAGGGCGGCGTTGTACCGGTCGACGGTCTCCTCGAGCGAGGTGGCGGTGGCGCGGAGGGTGATGGCGCGGTTCTCGGCGAGCTCGAGCTCGCGGCGCGTGCCTTTGAGCTGGCGGACGGCGTCGTCCCGGAGGGCGCGGAGCACGCTGGTCGGGTCGGACGAGTCGAACGACTCCGGGATGGTGCTGCCGTCGATGATGATGCGGGCGTTGCCGGGCGTGGTGGTGTCGGTCACTTCTGGGCTCCATTCTTCGGGGCGGTCTTGCGGGCGGGCTTGCGCGGGGTGCGGGGCTTGGGGGTCTCGGTGACGGCGGCGAGCTCGGCGCGTTCGCGGGCGGCCTGCAGGCGCGCGGCGTGGGCCTTCTGCTGCTTGTTGGGCTTGGTGATGAGCAGGCCGAGAACCTCGGTGGTGAGGAGGATCAGCATGGGCGCGAGGGCCGCGAGGCTGGCACCGGCGTATCTCTGCAGCTCGGGGGTGCCGGCGGGGGATTCGAGCACGACGTGGGCGAAGTTTGCGGCGGCGCTGATCGCGGTGAGCAGGTAGGCGCCGAGGGCCAGGAGCCAGGTCGATTCGCCGCGGGCTTTGCGGGGGAGGACGCCGATGGTGAACACGACGATGGTGACGTCCAGCATCACGGGGACGATCCACGCGAACACCGGCGGTATCAGCATCCACGCGGCGACCGCGGTGAGGCCCTGCCAGGACACGAGGACGGCGGCGACGGTGACGATCACGACGCCCCAGTTGACGGCCATGTAGATCCCGACGTGGTCGGGGTTGAAGCGGGCTCCGGCGCCGGTGCGGGCGCGGTGCTTCGTCTCGGCGGGGGCTGCCGTCTCCACCGGCGCAGCCGGTTCGGTACGCACGGCGCTCGGTGCCTGCGGGGCGGCGGGTTCGGCCGGGGCGGGCTGGGCGGGGGCGCCGACACCGAGGACGCGGACGGTGTCGCCGATCTGCGGGTTCTCGGGGGTCTCGACGATGAGCGCGCCGGCGGGGATGTCGCGGCGGAGCGGGACGGTCGGGGCGGGGAAGGTGCCCAGCGGCGGGTCCAGCTCGTGCGGGGATGCGGGGGTGATGGTGGGGATCGTCATGGTGGTCCTCTCGTGGGAGGGCGGGATGAGTGCGGGGTGCGGGGTGCGGGGTGCAGGGCCGCCTACTGGGCGGGGCTATGGACCGTTCGGCGGCCCTGCTGGCGTGGGCTTGACGTGCCCGTGTGGGTGGCGACCCTGTCGTGAGCCGGCTTCGTCATCCCGACGATGCCTGCGGGCGTTGGCGCGCCTGCGAGGTGGCCTGTGTGGTGACTTCCGGGGCGAGCTTGTGGCTCTGGGGGAAGGTTCTTCGGCCGGTCAACCGTGGTAGCGGCTGATACGTCTAAACCTAGCGCGGTTTTGCGCGCTAAAACGCTTCGTGGGGGATGAATATCGGGGAATCTCGGGCGGATTGTGCCGGCGGGGTGGGGGATCGGCGGAGATTCGGCGTGATGCGGGGGTGGCGTGGGGGCTGTGCGGAGCCGGCGCGGCGGTGGTGTGGGGGCTGCATGGGCTCGACCGGGGCGCGAGAAGGCCCCCAGCGGAGCGGCGGAGAGGAGGAGTCGCGCGCGTCTCGCTGGGGGCTTGCGGCGAGTTTAGGGGGCGGGGGAGGGCGTAACGCGCTCGAGGGGCGCCGGAATGGGCTGGAGTGGGGGAGGGGCGCCGGCGGATAGCGCGCAAAATATGTTCGCGGCTGACCTGTGGGGGATGGGGAAGAAAAATCTGCGCGGGGGCGGCCAGATCTGCCGGCCGTTTCGGCGGCGTTCGCGGGAATGCGAGTGGTTTCGGCGGCGTCCGCCCCCGCCCGCGTGGGGTGAATCTTCGGTGAATCTTCCCGCGTGACTGTATGAAATACCCTTGACACGTATACAGCCGGGACTAGGCTAGGCGTAGCCCATCCGGGCAAGCACGACACCGACCCAAGGGGATGAACCAATGGACACCATGCACTACGGCACCGACCGCGTTACCGGGGACACGCCTGTACGCGTTGCCGACCTCCAGCCGGGGGACGTGCTGCGCAGCTATTCCGGCCTGGCCGACACGGTGACCGTGGCCGCCATTGTGTCGCATGGTGTGGGGCAGTATGGCCGCCGGACGTTCGACGTGACCTACGATGACGGCACGCGTACGCCCTACGCCGCAGGTGACGACATGCGCGACCTCGCGACGGGTGGCCCGCGCGTGGCGGAGGACGCCGCGCCTGCCGAGGACGCCGCGCCTGCCGAGGACGCCGCGCCTGCCGAGGACGCCGCGCCTGCCGAGGACGCCGCGCCTGCCGAGGACGCCGCGCCTGCCGACCTCACCCTGTACGCCGCAGACTTCCCGCTAGCGCAGCCTGCCGACGCCCATTGGACTGACCGGGTAGTCACCCAAGGGCACGCGGATTACTGCGCAGCGCACGGGCACGCGACGTGGCTGGAGGATGGCGCGCAGGTGCGCACGGCCAGCGGGCACGCCCGGTGCCCCCGGTGCGGTGACGCGTGGGAGGATGCCGCCTACGCGCCCGCCACGCCCGCTACGCCCGCCACGCCCGCACCGGTGCCCCCGGCACGTACGCGCCCGGCATATCGCGAGATGCACGCGCATGACGTGCCCGCAGCCGACCTCCCCGCGTTGCTGGCCGCGCATGGCGCGTGGCACGTGAACGGCACAACCGACGCCTACACCGGCCGCCCGGCGTGGGGATATGCGGAGGTGGCCCGCCCGGATGAGGACGGCCCCGGCCTAATCGTCGCCACCCTCACCGACCCGATGTCTGTGGTCGCATTCGGCACCGTGCACCCGTTCACCGGCGCGCCCCTCACCGTGGCAGTATCCCGCAGCTACGCCGAGGGCGACACGTGCCCCGTGTGCGGCCTCACCGCCACACACCCCGACGATTACGCGCCCGCGCCCGCGCCCGCCCCGGTGGAGGACGCCCCCGCCGAGGACGCCCCCGCGCCCGCCGAGGACACCGCCCCCGCATGCGGGCACCCGGAATGCCCCGTCACTCTCGGATGCCGCGCCGGTATCCCCGCCGGATGCGAGCACCCCGCATGCGCGTTTAGCGGGCTGTGCGCCGCCGAGGACGCCGCGCCCGCGCCCGCGCCGGTGGAGGACACCGCCGCCGGTGCCCTGTGGCACGTCGTCCGATCCTCCGACAACTACTATGCCGAGAGTGTCACCGGCACGCGCGAGGATGCCGAACGCGCCGCAGCGGACTACCGCCCCAACCCGTGGACACCGCGCGGCCTGGCCTACGTCGTCGCCGCTGGCCCTGAGTACCCCGCCACGGTCCAGGCGCGCGGCGACTTTGACGCCTACCGCGCCCGCGCTATCGCCGACCCGATCAACGCGCACCACGACATCGACGGCGGGACATGCTGCACGTTCCACGCCACCAAAACGCGCGCGTTTCGTGAGTCCTACGCCCTCAGTATCCAGCGTTCCCTGGATTCTCAGCTCGCGCGCGGCATCGACCGCACCGGCGACACCCTCGGCGCCCTGTACGTCGGCAACGACGGCAACTAAGCCACCCCGCCCCCATTTAGCCCGCAAACCCTCGGAGACAACCGCCATGCACACCCTCACCCGCCCCGCCGACAACCGCGAAACTCTCGACGCCCTCGCGCGCGCATTCGCCGACGTAGGGAACTACGCCTACGTCGTCGCCGACACCCACACACACGCCCCCATCACCCCGTACGCCCCCATGACCGGGCGCGTCGGCATCTCCGCAGACACCGCCCGCGCCCACCCCGGCCTCACCGCCCTACGCGTGGAAGACGTGCACCCCGCCCGCCGCGCCTCATTCGCCGACACTCTCGACGGCCTCGCCCGGCTTGAGGGGCGCGCCTGGGATATCCACGTGCGACGCCACGCCGACGCCCTCGCAAACGGCCACACCGACGCCGCCGAAACACACCTACAGCGCGCCAACCGGGCCGCCGCCGAATCCGACCGCTGCGCCGACCGCGCCCACGCCGTCCGCGCCGCCCTCTGACACCCCCACACCGAACGGAAACCCACCGCCATGCACACCGCCGCGTCCGCCGCCCCCACGCTGCCCAACCTCCCCCCGAACCTCACCGCCGAACTAATGCACGTGGAGGGCGGCGAGCAATGGGGCGCGCCCGTTCAATGGCGGGACTACCTCGTCACCCGCCGCCACGGCGACACCCTCCGCCCCGTCGCCGAGGTCACCGTCTACCCCGACGGCCGCACGATGGCCCGCCGCCATCACGCCGTACGCGGCACACTCGACGCCCGCGCATGGGCCGCCATCGTAGACACCCTCCACGCCGACCCCGCCTGTATTGCGACCGGCGTCATCATGGCCCCCAACCCCGCCTAACCCCTCACACAGAATCGGAGACACCATGCACGCCCCCGCCACCCTCCACCGTGACCGCACCCGCCAGCCCGCCGCCCGCGCCGCCACACTCGACCGCCGCCACGCCCGCGCCCTCAAACACGGCCAACCCGCCACCCGCCACGGCCACGCCCGCCGCGCCGATTAGGCAAACGCGCAAACATGGTGTATCACGCGCACGCGCGCGCGTCGCGAGGCGACACCGGTCCGCCGTAGAACGCCCTCCACCGTGCCGACACGCCCGGGATTCACACCCCCCGCGTTTCCGCGTAGCGATACCCCGTATCTCCACATATACACATATACACACATACACTCACCCACATACCCGCCATCTCCGATCTGCCTAACTTCGGCTCGATCATTGACAACTAAATACGCATTCGGAAAACACACCGCCGAAAACGGCCATATATCGCCCCCTACATAGAATCGGGGCGGTGTAGGCCTACACCCCGTATTTTTCTACACTCTCCGCCCTACATGTAGGCACCCACGCTCCGCCGCCTACGCTCCGCCCTCCCCTGTAGGTAAATAGCGCGCTAATCCAACGTAGGCCGCGCGCTTGCATTCCCTACACCCACCCCGTACCCTGTACACGTATCCACCGCCGACACCCGGCCTCACCTAAGGATCACGACATGCACACCGCCACCGCAGCCACCGCAGCCACCGCCACCGACGCCGCCCCCACGGCCGCCAACGTCGCCGCCGCCAGCATCGACCCGGCCACGCTCCGCCAGCGCGCCAGCGTCGCGCACCCGTACCCCGACGCCCCCGACGCCCGTAACTACGCCGACGCCGCCGCCGCCGCCGGTGTGCGCGTGGTCGACCTCCCCGCCTACCGTGACGCCCTCGCGGCTCACGCCGACGCCGCCGCCGTCATCGACGCCCGCCGCGCAGCGCACCGCGCCGCGCAGGACGCACGCGCCGCCGCATGGATGCTCACCCACACCGACGCCGCCCTACGCGGTCCCGCCGTCGCCAAACGGCGCGCCACCGCCCGTAACAAGGTCGCAACCTCCCCGGCGGTCCCGCGCATGTCAGACGACGCGTTCGCCCGCCTGTACGCCGACAATATGGCCGCCTACGGTCGGCAGCCCGTCGCAGACGCCGCCACGCTCGCCGCCCGCGACGCCCACACCGCAGCCGAACGCACCGCAGACGACGCCCGCCACGCATGGCGCGAGGCAAACGGCCAGGCCAGCGCCCGCACATGGGGGACGCCCGCACCCGACGCCGACACGCTCCGCGCCGAGGCGGACCGGCTCCGCGCCGCGTTCGACGCCGCCGACGTGGTGCGCGTCCGCACCGGGCGCGAGCTGGCAGCCACCCACGCCGCCAACGTCGCCGCGCACACCCCCAGCGACGCCCGCGCCGCCCTCGTGACGGCCTGCCGGGATGCCGCCCGCGCGGACGTGCTCACCGGCCACGGCAACAACCTCCCGCGCACCGCAGCGGACACGTTCACCGACCCGAGCGGCAAGGTTCGCACCCTCTCCCACATGTCGGCATCCGGCATCTACGGCGTCGGCAAGGGCGACGGCGGCGGCTACGTGGTGTACCACCGCGCCGCGCGGCTCACCGTCCCCGTGCCCACGCCCCTCCAGGGCGCGAAACACGCCAACGCCCGCACCCTCACCGCCGCGCGTGAATGGATGGCAGCGCTCGAGGAGGCCGCCATCCTGGAGGACGTCCCCGAGCCGATCGCCGACGCCGAACGCCGCGACGCCCTGCGCACCCTGCACGCCACCTACGGCCAGCCGCCCGCCGAGGACGCCGAGGCCCCCGCGGACGTGGCAGCATGATCGCCCGCGCCCT contains:
- a CDS encoding DUF2637 domain-containing protein, translating into MTIPTITPASPHELDPPLGTFPAPTVPLRRDIPAGALIVETPENPQIGDTVRVLGVGAPAQPAPAEPAAPQAPSAVRTEPAAPVETAAPAETKHRARTGAGARFNPDHVGIYMAVNWGVVIVTVAAVLVSWQGLTAVAAWMLIPPVFAWIVPVMLDVTIVVFTIGVLPRKARGESTWLLALGAYLLTAISAAANFAHVVLESPAGTPELQRYAGASLAALAPMLILLTTEVLGLLITKPNKQQKAHAARLQAARERAELAAVTETPKPRTPRKPARKTAPKNGAQK